The proteins below come from a single Desulfomonile tiedjei genomic window:
- a CDS encoding response regulator, whose amino-acid sequence MAVILHVEDEHSVRLLYREVFEELGYRVVGASTGEEALRILKGSRPDIIILDLKMPGMGGRGFLDRFKRLKLRIPIVISTAYPYLQDDPSTQAADAYVVKSGDMADLVNKVAQLVQKSPRD is encoded by the coding sequence ATGGCTGTAATTCTTCATGTGGAAGACGAGCATTCCGTGCGGTTGCTTTACAGGGAAGTGTTTGAAGAACTGGGGTATCGGGTCGTTGGGGCGTCCACAGGTGAAGAGGCCTTACGCATCCTTAAAGGCAGCCGTCCGGATATCATCATACTAGACCTCAAGATGCCGGGCATGGGGGGACGAGGTTTTCTCGATCGATTCAAGAGGCTCAAATTGAGAATCCCCATTGTTATCAGCACCGCTTACCCTTACCTGCAAGATGACCCTTCAACGCAGGCAGCCGACGCTTACGTGGTCAAGTCGGGCGATATGGCCGACCTCGTGAATAAAGTTGCCCAGTTGGTCCAGAAATCTCCACGCGATTAA
- a CDS encoding DUF721 domain-containing protein gives MSAGSVLQKVLDRFGLQTSLSKHNVVALWPKIVDSAVARHVQAEKVTGSTLHLVVDSSVWMNELAAMKHILLEKVNACLGPGAPKITDIRFQQRSWAKAAEKTVARPLPPEPTDQDLRNIHRIMEPLKDEGLREVVSRILEKDRKLKFDRDA, from the coding sequence GTGTCAGCAGGGTCCGTGCTCCAGAAGGTCCTGGACCGTTTCGGCCTGCAAACCTCCCTGTCAAAGCACAATGTTGTGGCCTTATGGCCCAAGATTGTAGACTCGGCAGTTGCCAGGCATGTTCAAGCCGAGAAGGTAACCGGTTCCACGCTGCACCTTGTGGTCGATTCATCGGTATGGATGAACGAGTTGGCCGCGATGAAGCATATTTTGCTCGAAAAAGTGAACGCTTGCCTGGGGCCGGGCGCACCAAAAATAACCGACATACGTTTCCAGCAGCGCTCCTGGGCGAAAGCCGCGGAAAAAACCGTGGCTCGGCCCCTTCCACCAGAACCTACTGACCAGGACCTCAGGAATATTCACAGAATTATGGAGCCGCTAAAAGATGAGGGTCTTCGGGAAGTGGTGAGCAGAATCCTGGAAAAAGACCGAAAGCTGAAATTCGACAGAGATGCCTGA
- a CDS encoding outer membrane lipoprotein carrier protein LolA codes for MFTSVVEISKRLVLGVSAVVMLGACAAKVPVNGLQLEDLIRDAEKKAYLVKQFRADFTKTRLTSVFNRDVTVKCRLVFQKPDRFLLTMTGDANVEILSDGTMISLMHDQKDREVYHVQGERDLARFSDPFMLLIKKMENGGLRAFSEIRRIEQPDGLIAELQPGNDNQFERIKSVLLSFGLTGDIKKISILFKDGERDEVVFDSWTLLAQDDPEVVQLETKLKALSKSQPDHSPGAAPSPLSMAVEQH; via the coding sequence ATGTTCACGTCTGTCGTTGAAATTAGTAAGAGACTTGTCCTGGGTGTCTCCGCTGTCGTCATGCTTGGGGCGTGCGCGGCCAAGGTCCCCGTCAACGGGCTCCAGTTGGAGGACCTGATACGGGATGCGGAGAAAAAAGCTTATCTGGTCAAACAGTTCCGGGCGGATTTCACAAAAACGCGCCTGACGTCGGTGTTCAACAGGGATGTCACGGTCAAGTGCCGGTTGGTTTTCCAGAAGCCCGACCGCTTCTTGCTGACGATGACCGGAGATGCCAATGTGGAGATACTCTCCGACGGGACCATGATCAGCTTGATGCACGACCAGAAAGATCGCGAGGTCTACCACGTGCAGGGCGAGCGCGATTTGGCCCGGTTCTCAGACCCTTTTATGCTGCTGATCAAGAAGATGGAAAACGGCGGGCTTCGCGCGTTTTCTGAGATCAGAAGGATAGAACAGCCCGATGGCCTGATCGCGGAACTCCAGCCAGGCAACGACAACCAGTTCGAGCGAATTAAAAGCGTTCTTCTCTCATTCGGGCTGACAGGGGACATCAAGAAAATCAGCATTTTGTTCAAAGATGGTGAACGCGATGAAGTGGTCTTTGACTCGTGGACGCTGTTGGCTCAGGACGACCCTGAGGTGGTCCAGCTCGAAACCAAATTGAAGGCATTGTCCAAATCCCAGCCGGACCACTCGCCGGGGGCCGCACCTAGCCCACTATCAATGGCGGTGGAACAGCACTAG
- a CDS encoding alkaline phosphatase family protein has product MSAFTKVVVLGLDGVPYSLLTELFRNGVMPNLAAMAGEGAFARMDTTLPAVSSVAWASFMTGKNPGRHGIFGFTDVAEDEISLKLPSFDDIRQPAIWNMIPGKSTVVVNLPFTYPARRLDGTLISGFVAPIFERAVYPQSLIPWLRSLDYRIDVDAVKGRQDRGFLIHDLFKTLDIREKVMLSLMDETPWDLFIGVITGTDRLHHFFFDAKDDPTHPFYSDFMDYYRRIDLFFGRFQDRVTNQTKLILLSDHGFTRLKKQVYLNPILCSLGYLSFTRPEPQSLNDIHPDSQAFAMDPTRIYLNTRERFRRGILSPVEAAEVRAKLKHELEGLRLRDVGIIEAGPGETRDDYLFAEVKAKEEIYEGDLLSLAPDLVIIPSAGYDPKAAINAAAPVMTDIFTGMHTHDDAFLIIRDTRQSEVPANPCITDVAGKILNALA; this is encoded by the coding sequence ATGAGTGCTTTCACGAAAGTTGTAGTACTGGGGCTCGACGGGGTCCCTTATTCCTTGCTGACCGAGCTTTTCCGGAATGGCGTGATGCCTAATCTGGCTGCAATGGCGGGGGAGGGTGCTTTTGCTAGGATGGACACAACGCTGCCCGCGGTTTCTTCGGTGGCGTGGGCATCGTTCATGACCGGTAAGAATCCGGGCCGTCACGGCATATTCGGCTTTACCGACGTGGCGGAAGACGAGATCTCGCTGAAACTGCCTTCTTTTGATGACATTCGACAGCCAGCGATTTGGAATATGATCCCCGGGAAATCGACCGTCGTGGTAAACCTGCCTTTCACGTATCCTGCCCGTCGACTCGACGGGACGCTGATTTCCGGATTTGTGGCTCCCATTTTCGAGCGGGCTGTTTATCCTCAGTCATTGATCCCTTGGTTGCGATCCCTGGACTACAGAATAGACGTGGACGCTGTCAAAGGTAGGCAAGACCGAGGATTTCTCATACATGATCTTTTCAAGACCTTGGACATTCGGGAAAAGGTCATGCTTTCTCTTATGGATGAAACTCCTTGGGACCTGTTTATCGGGGTGATTACAGGCACTGACAGACTGCACCATTTTTTCTTCGATGCAAAAGACGATCCGACCCACCCTTTTTATTCGGACTTCATGGACTACTACCGGCGGATTGACTTATTCTTCGGCAGGTTCCAGGACCGCGTGACGAATCAGACTAAACTGATATTGCTTTCAGATCACGGCTTTACCAGGTTGAAGAAACAGGTCTACTTGAATCCGATTCTGTGTTCTTTGGGTTACTTGTCGTTTACCAGGCCCGAGCCGCAATCGTTGAATGACATTCACCCTGACTCCCAGGCGTTCGCTATGGATCCCACCCGGATATATCTCAACACCAGGGAGAGATTCCGTCGCGGGATTTTGAGCCCTGTTGAAGCTGCTGAGGTCAGGGCAAAGCTGAAACACGAGCTGGAAGGATTGCGGCTGCGCGATGTAGGTATCATTGAAGCCGGCCCCGGTGAAACGCGTGATGATTACCTGTTTGCAGAGGTGAAAGCGAAAGAGGAGATATATGAGGGGGACCTCTTGTCCCTGGCCCCGGATCTCGTGATCATCCCCAGTGCCGGATACGATCCCAAGGCTGCGATCAACGCGGCCGCGCCTGTCATGACCGACATTTTCACCGGAATGCACACGCATGACGACGCTTTCCTTATCATACGGGACACCCGGCAGTCAGAAGTGCCTGCAAATCCTTGCATTACGGACGTGGCCGGGAAAATACTGAATGCTCTAGCTTAA
- a CDS encoding MogA/MoaB family molybdenum cofactor biosynthesis protein, which produces MSRAGILTVSDRSSQGLRADASGPELENVLRSHGITVDWIAVCPDEEEEIRKVLMAWADENSADLILTTGGTGLSPRDVTPEATMSVITRLVPGMAEAMRASSIKKTPHAMLSRAIAGVRGRTLIINLPGSPKGAKENLEAVIPALEHAIAKIQGDPSECA; this is translated from the coding sequence ATGTCGCGTGCGGGAATTCTCACCGTTAGCGATCGCTCATCGCAAGGACTAAGAGCGGACGCTTCCGGCCCGGAACTCGAGAATGTGCTGCGGTCTCACGGCATTACCGTGGATTGGATCGCGGTTTGTCCGGACGAAGAGGAAGAAATCCGCAAGGTACTGATGGCCTGGGCGGATGAAAACAGCGCGGACCTCATTTTGACCACGGGCGGGACAGGACTGTCCCCGCGAGACGTTACACCTGAAGCCACCATGTCCGTGATCACGAGACTGGTTCCCGGAATGGCTGAAGCCATGCGCGCCTCAAGCATCAAAAAGACGCCGCACGCGATGCTTTCCCGCGCGATAGCAGGGGTCCGGGGCCGAACGTTGATCATCAACCTCCCGGGTAGCCCAAAAGGCGCCAAGGAGAACCTGGAAGCAGTTATCCCTGCTCTGGAACACGCTATAGCGAAGATCCAGGGAGATCCGTCGGAATGCGCCTGA
- a CDS encoding S-adenosylmethionine decarboxylase proenzyme, giving the protein MRALGIHLLIELWSCNTQKIDNLDYLETILSQAAEAAGATVLKTAFQDFNPQGVSGVVVIAESHLTIHTWPEYGYAAVDVFTCGTKVDPWKAAGFLKQELEAADMQVRDFQRGIPSAGQNIGEEYRYVPHVACGNSHR; this is encoded by the coding sequence ATGAGAGCTTTGGGCATTCATCTTCTGATCGAGCTTTGGTCTTGCAATACGCAAAAGATTGACAACCTCGATTATCTGGAAACAATCCTGTCCCAGGCCGCAGAGGCCGCAGGAGCAACTGTTCTGAAGACCGCCTTTCAGGACTTCAACCCCCAGGGAGTCTCTGGGGTCGTGGTTATAGCCGAGTCACACCTGACCATTCACACCTGGCCGGAGTACGGATACGCTGCCGTAGACGTTTTCACGTGCGGGACTAAGGTGGACCCGTGGAAAGCAGCAGGCTTCCTGAAGCAAGAATTGGAAGCCGCAGATATGCAGGTGCGCGATTTTCAGCGAGGCATACCGTCCGCGGGTCAGAACATCGGCGAGGAATACAGGTACGTCCCACATGTCGCGTGCGGGAATTCTCACCGTTAG
- a CDS encoding DUF4416 family protein, whose amino-acid sequence MSVPKIPEPARLVLSILTPDKGIVDMAAPAIEQALGPVEEEIGPMNFEFTSYYDKEMGLGIRRWIWAFADLVDRADLAGIKSLTNEIEQSYTVEGKRRFNLDPGLMSLGNFVLATGKDNAHRIYLGQGIFGDLTLIFQGGSYRPLEWTYPDYADSELVRVLNELRQTYKCKLAQLEK is encoded by the coding sequence GTGAGTGTCCCAAAGATCCCCGAGCCGGCCAGGCTTGTTTTGAGCATTCTTACCCCGGACAAGGGAATCGTTGATATGGCCGCACCCGCGATTGAACAAGCGCTGGGCCCGGTGGAGGAAGAGATCGGACCAATGAACTTCGAATTCACGTCCTATTACGACAAAGAGATGGGGCTCGGAATTCGCAGATGGATTTGGGCATTTGCCGACCTGGTGGATAGAGCGGATTTGGCCGGAATCAAAAGCTTGACTAACGAAATAGAACAGTCATATACGGTTGAAGGCAAACGCAGATTTAACCTGGATCCCGGGTTGATGTCCCTGGGCAACTTCGTTCTGGCTACGGGAAAGGATAACGCCCACAGAATCTATTTGGGACAGGGGATCTTTGGGGACCTCACTTTGATTTTCCAAGGCGGAAGTTACCGTCCGCTTGAATGGACCTATCCTGACTACGCGGACAGCGAGCTTGTCCGCGTACTCAACGAACTGAGGCAAACTTACAAATGCAAGTTGGCGCAACTGGAAAAGTGA
- the dksA gene encoding RNA polymerase-binding protein DksA — protein MKLKKEDLEYFQGILQKQLDELVKGAGKTVDEMTDAENTSAFPDPTDRASMESDRNFELRIRDRERKLINKIKKALEKVEDGSFGFCEICGEPIDFKRLEARPVTTHCIECKTSEEEQEKIRKI, from the coding sequence ATGAAGTTGAAAAAGGAAGACCTGGAGTATTTCCAGGGAATACTTCAGAAACAACTGGATGAACTGGTCAAGGGGGCCGGCAAGACCGTCGATGAGATGACGGACGCCGAGAACACCAGCGCCTTTCCGGACCCCACGGACCGAGCATCCATGGAATCGGACAGAAATTTCGAACTAAGGATACGGGATCGCGAAAGGAAGCTGATTAACAAAATCAAGAAAGCTTTGGAAAAAGTCGAAGACGGTTCTTTTGGATTCTGTGAGATTTGCGGGGAGCCCATCGACTTCAAGAGGCTTGAGGCCAGACCTGTGACAACGCATTGCATTGAATGCAAGACTTCTGAAGAAGAGCAAGAAAAGATTCGCAAAATATAG
- a CDS encoding phosphoglucosamine mutase produces the protein MAKRLFGTDGVRGVANKEPMTAETALKLGRAIAHVAKLGAGKKPKILVGKDTRVSCYMLETALSAGICSMGVDVLLVGPMPTPGIAFLTTNMRCDAGAVISASHNPFQDNGIKFFSRDGFKLSDELEEEIERLIFSNNIDEIRPTAENIGKAVRIDDALGRYVVFVKNTFPRHMTLDGINMVLDCANGAAYRAAPLVFEELGAGVTAVGVHPDGHNINLDSGSLHPEVICSEVRRTGAHLGVALDGDADRVIFADEKGNVVDGDKIMGLLAWDLIRRAGLNKNTLVATVMSNMGLEIAMKEMGGSLVRTPVGDRYVVERMRSDGFNFGGEQSGHLIFLDYNTSGDGILSALQVMRVMSETGKPLSELAARVTKYPQVLRNVEVSARKNLDDIPELQKVMQEAQGKLGDSGRLLVRYSGTQLLCRVMAEGPEQSTVNLVVDMVSDAIAQHL, from the coding sequence ATGGCAAAAAGACTTTTCGGCACAGACGGCGTGAGAGGGGTAGCCAACAAAGAGCCCATGACAGCGGAGACCGCTCTGAAATTGGGCCGGGCAATTGCTCATGTTGCGAAGTTGGGGGCCGGAAAGAAGCCGAAGATCCTAGTGGGAAAAGACACCCGCGTGTCGTGCTACATGCTGGAGACCGCACTTAGCGCAGGTATTTGCTCCATGGGAGTGGATGTCCTTCTGGTGGGGCCTATGCCGACTCCCGGAATAGCCTTTCTCACCACGAACATGAGATGTGACGCGGGTGCTGTCATTTCCGCGTCGCACAACCCCTTCCAGGACAACGGCATCAAGTTCTTTTCCCGAGATGGGTTCAAGCTCTCCGACGAGCTTGAGGAAGAGATAGAGAGGCTGATCTTTTCCAATAACATAGATGAGATCAGACCGACTGCGGAAAACATTGGCAAGGCTGTGCGCATTGATGATGCCCTTGGGCGCTATGTGGTCTTTGTTAAGAACACTTTTCCGAGGCACATGACGCTTGACGGAATAAATATGGTACTGGATTGCGCGAACGGCGCGGCTTATCGAGCGGCGCCCCTTGTCTTCGAGGAATTAGGCGCGGGCGTCACCGCGGTGGGGGTACATCCTGACGGGCACAACATCAACCTGGACTCGGGCTCTCTTCACCCGGAGGTGATCTGTAGCGAGGTGCGCCGCACAGGGGCTCACCTGGGGGTTGCGCTGGACGGCGATGCCGATCGCGTGATATTTGCCGACGAAAAAGGGAACGTGGTTGATGGTGACAAGATAATGGGCCTGCTGGCATGGGACCTCATACGCCGGGCCGGCCTCAACAAAAACACCCTTGTAGCCACGGTCATGAGCAATATGGGCTTGGAAATTGCCATGAAAGAGATGGGCGGCTCGCTCGTTCGCACCCCTGTCGGCGATAGATATGTTGTGGAAAGAATGAGGAGCGACGGATTCAACTTTGGGGGCGAGCAATCCGGCCATCTCATTTTCCTCGATTACAATACGTCTGGTGACGGCATCCTCTCGGCCCTGCAGGTAATGAGGGTGATGAGCGAGACCGGGAAGCCCTTGTCGGAACTGGCAGCTCGTGTAACAAAGTACCCGCAGGTACTGAGAAATGTAGAGGTGAGCGCCAGGAAAAACCTCGACGACATACCTGAATTGCAGAAAGTTATGCAGGAAGCCCAGGGGAAGCTGGGAGATTCGGGTCGGCTTCTGGTTCGTTATTCCGGCACTCAGCTTCTGTGCCGGGTAATGGCGGAAGGACCTGAGCAAAGCACTGTGAACCTTGTGGTTGATATGGTGTCCGATGCAATCGCCCAACATCTGTAA
- a CDS encoding dipeptide ABC transporter ATP-binding protein, translating to MEPSYEQELVRVEHLVKHFPVSEGFFQNTESYVHAVDGVDLTIVRGETLGLVGESGCGKTTLGRLILGLERPTSGHIFFQGKDISHLGSREMKQVRRSMQIIFQDPYSSLNPRQTVRSIIMEPLTIHRIGTRAERRVRVAALMEEVGLRPEYGDRYPHEFSGGQRQRIGIARALALNPSLIVADEPVSALDVSIRSQVLNLMEDLQEKYGLTYLFVSHDLSVVEHISDRVAVMYLGKIVEIGPKEKVYNYTLHPYTEALLSAVPIPDPLMKRRRIILEGDVPSPIVPPPGCRFHPRCWLRIPICSEIVPRLKDVTDGHGAACHVRAPDPSVLKAYGETH from the coding sequence TTGGAACCATCTTACGAGCAGGAGCTGGTTCGTGTCGAGCACTTGGTAAAGCACTTCCCCGTGAGCGAAGGCTTCTTTCAGAACACAGAGTCCTACGTGCACGCGGTGGACGGGGTCGATCTGACCATAGTTCGGGGCGAAACACTGGGCCTGGTGGGAGAATCGGGGTGCGGTAAGACCACTCTGGGCAGACTGATTTTGGGATTGGAGCGCCCCACCTCGGGCCATATCTTTTTCCAAGGAAAGGACATCAGTCACCTTGGTTCCCGCGAAATGAAACAAGTGCGGCGCAGTATGCAGATCATCTTTCAGGACCCGTACAGTTCGCTGAATCCCCGCCAGACAGTAAGAAGCATCATCATGGAACCTTTGACCATTCACCGAATTGGGACCCGCGCTGAACGGCGGGTACGGGTAGCGGCCCTCATGGAGGAGGTTGGTCTTCGGCCCGAATATGGCGACAGGTACCCGCACGAGTTTTCCGGAGGCCAGAGGCAAAGGATAGGGATCGCCAGAGCTTTGGCATTGAATCCAAGTCTAATAGTGGCAGATGAGCCTGTTTCCGCTCTGGATGTTTCGATCCGATCGCAGGTGCTGAATCTCATGGAGGATTTGCAGGAGAAATACGGACTGACGTATCTATTTGTCTCGCACGATTTGTCCGTAGTGGAACACATCTCGGACAGGGTTGCGGTCATGTACTTGGGAAAAATTGTGGAAATAGGCCCGAAAGAAAAGGTGTACAACTACACGTTGCACCCCTATACCGAGGCCCTGTTGAGCGCTGTTCCCATTCCGGACCCTTTGATGAAGCGTAGGCGGATAATTCTGGAAGGGGACGTTCCCAGTCCGATCGTTCCTCCGCCAGGGTGCCGTTTCCATCCGCGTTGTTGGCTGAGGATTCCGATTTGCTCGGAGATAGTTCCGCGCCTGAAGGACGTTACGGATGGCCATGGAGCAGCCTGCCACGTTCGCGCTCCCGATCCGTCTGTGCTAAAAGCTTATGGTGAAACGCATTGA
- a CDS encoding PrsW family intramembrane metalloprotease, translated as MRVFCAGLLCTIPTGIVEHFTGAGLVQDTLLRSAEMSFFLIGPLEELSKLVAVWLIIYRSSDFREPLDGIIYAGTAAVGFASVENIIYLLHLGPGIIVSRVLFATPAHVMFSSMWGYSMGLARFRREGELKTILSGFILAAFLHGTYNFLVAFNPKAAVFLLVPLLVFMGWLMNSKIQQFRRDLRFPVLGQGALIYCPNCGAYAPEESDSCLRCGLDIPLLETDAPRFCGKCRARLDPCAEACASCGALVHRRPSCLPT; from the coding sequence GTGCGGGTATTCTGCGCGGGCTTGCTTTGCACTATCCCGACCGGGATCGTAGAGCACTTCACCGGAGCAGGCCTCGTTCAGGACACCCTGCTGCGTTCTGCGGAGATGAGCTTTTTCCTCATCGGCCCTCTTGAAGAGTTGTCCAAGCTTGTTGCAGTGTGGCTGATAATCTACCGCAGTTCCGACTTTCGCGAACCTCTCGACGGGATAATATATGCGGGTACCGCAGCGGTGGGCTTCGCATCGGTGGAGAACATAATATATTTATTGCACTTAGGGCCGGGCATCATCGTGTCGAGGGTGCTTTTCGCAACGCCGGCTCACGTGATGTTCTCGTCCATGTGGGGATACTCCATGGGGCTGGCGCGGTTCCGAAGAGAAGGCGAGCTGAAGACGATTCTCAGCGGATTCATCCTTGCGGCATTTCTTCACGGGACCTACAACTTTTTGGTTGCTTTCAATCCCAAGGCCGCGGTTTTTTTGCTGGTCCCGTTGCTGGTTTTTATGGGTTGGCTGATGAATTCGAAGATCCAGCAGTTCCGAAGGGACTTGCGGTTCCCCGTGCTCGGACAGGGGGCGCTGATCTATTGCCCCAACTGCGGCGCGTATGCACCCGAGGAATCTGATTCGTGTCTCCGGTGCGGCCTGGACATTCCGCTGCTGGAAACCGACGCGCCTCGATTTTGCGGTAAGTGTCGAGCGCGCTTGGACCCCTGCGCTGAAGCGTGCGCGTCGTGCGGCGCTCTGGTACATCGTAGGCCGTCATGTTTGCCGACATAG
- a CDS encoding tRNA (cytidine(34)-2'-O)-methyltransferase, which produces MNVVLVHPEIPPNTGNVGRLCCAVGATLHLIKPLGFHLDDRSLKRAGLDYWKKVDLVVWEDLKTYLASVSPEKLVLTSSKRGDIYHRVQYRPDDHILFGPETSGLAPRLFQRFPQRIARVPIRFDKVRSLNLSTAVGIVVYEALRQTGGLPD; this is translated from the coding sequence CTGAACGTCGTCCTTGTACACCCGGAAATTCCTCCCAACACCGGCAACGTGGGAAGATTGTGTTGCGCTGTGGGTGCCACTCTCCACCTGATTAAGCCTCTCGGCTTCCATCTTGACGATCGATCTCTAAAGCGCGCAGGTCTGGATTACTGGAAAAAAGTTGATCTGGTCGTGTGGGAGGACTTGAAAACCTATCTTGCTTCGGTGTCGCCGGAAAAGCTGGTCCTCACGAGCAGCAAGCGGGGCGACATTTATCATCGCGTTCAATATCGGCCGGACGATCATATCCTTTTCGGTCCCGAAACCTCGGGGCTGGCCCCGCGCCTTTTTCAACGCTTCCCTCAGCGAATCGCCCGTGTTCCAATAAGGTTTGACAAGGTGAGAAGCCTGAATCTGTCCACAGCGGTGGGAATAGTCGTGTACGAGGCCCTGAGGCAAACCGGTGGGCTACCGGACTGA
- a CDS encoding KpsF/GutQ family sugar-phosphate isomerase, producing MQSPNICNLSGRAVDIARQVLEIEIDGIRSVLDRLDSRFDQCVDMLYSLRGRVIITGVGKSGIIGRKIAATLTSTGSPAIFVHPVEGLHGDVGIVSRDDALLAISNSGESTEITSLAATIRKRGAFIVAMTGGASSTLARMADMVLDCCVPREACPLNMAPTASTTATLAIGDALAIALMIRRGFRKEDFLRHHPAGTLGERLNLKVSDIMLDRRAVPEVAEDASLQEVISSINKQNLGFTLVTAEDRLMGIITDGDLRRALEKGDGIYDSCSRDLMTLNPLTIREDRTAAEALEMMERKLITALAVLSSDDRLTGIVHLHDLLGRGEIRFTG from the coding sequence ATGCAATCGCCCAACATCTGTAACCTATCCGGCCGAGCCGTGGACATTGCCCGGCAGGTCCTTGAGATCGAGATAGACGGAATACGGTCTGTCCTGGATCGCTTGGACTCCAGGTTCGACCAATGTGTGGACATGCTCTATTCACTCCGTGGAAGGGTGATCATCACGGGAGTGGGCAAGTCCGGCATCATCGGCCGGAAAATAGCCGCCACCTTGACAAGCACAGGTTCGCCGGCAATTTTTGTCCACCCTGTGGAGGGCCTGCACGGAGACGTGGGGATCGTCAGTCGAGACGACGCGTTGCTGGCGATTTCCAACAGCGGGGAATCAACGGAAATTACTTCTCTTGCCGCCACCATTCGCAAGAGAGGCGCATTTATAGTGGCAATGACGGGTGGTGCTTCTTCCACCCTGGCTCGCATGGCTGATATGGTATTGGACTGCTGCGTGCCGCGGGAAGCATGCCCGCTGAACATGGCGCCTACAGCGAGCACAACGGCTACGCTGGCAATCGGAGACGCCTTGGCGATAGCCCTGATGATCCGACGAGGATTTCGCAAAGAGGATTTTCTGCGGCACCACCCCGCGGGAACGCTCGGTGAGAGGCTAAACTTAAAGGTAAGCGACATCATGCTGGACAGGCGTGCGGTTCCTGAGGTCGCGGAAGACGCCTCCTTACAAGAGGTGATAAGCAGCATCAACAAGCAGAACCTGGGCTTTACCCTTGTTACCGCCGAAGACCGCCTTATGGGAATAATAACCGATGGCGACCTGCGAAGGGCGCTTGAGAAAGGTGACGGTATCTACGATTCCTGCTCGCGTGACCTTATGACTCTCAACCCGCTCACTATTCGCGAGGACAGAACCGCGGCTGAAGCATTGGAGATGATGGAGAGAAAACTGATCACCGCATTGGCGGTCTTGAGTTCGGATGACCGACTGACGGGCATAGTTCACCTGCATGACCTGTTGGGTCGTGGAGAGATTCGCTTTACAGGTTAG
- a CDS encoding PHP domain-containing protein, which produces MIDLHVHTSMSDGTFSPEEVVQIAMEKGLRAIAITDHDTTAGVRRGQRKGAEIGVEVISGVEISTEWPNGILHLLGYFVCPEDRDLLQALDSLKKDRQERILKIVSRLNGQNVSVTVEEVAQEAVGGVPGRPHVANLIVKKGHVATLQEAFDRYLGKGAPAYVEKKKLSPLEAMQLIANAGGVPVLAHPYSLEEPDADELEKIVRRLMRNGLKGIEVYYPKHTPEQTDVFLDLCRKLDLAATGGTDFHGAVKPDVELGTFPGGKTLPCSMLEELKKKEQTGRDAYDCAASLHK; this is translated from the coding sequence ATGATTGACCTTCATGTTCATACCAGTATGTCGGACGGGACCTTTTCTCCCGAGGAAGTCGTTCAGATCGCTATGGAAAAGGGACTGCGCGCCATCGCGATAACCGACCACGACACAACGGCAGGGGTCCGCCGGGGTCAAAGGAAAGGCGCCGAGATAGGGGTAGAAGTCATATCAGGGGTCGAGATCAGCACGGAATGGCCAAACGGGATATTGCACCTGCTCGGATATTTCGTTTGCCCGGAAGACCGCGATCTGTTGCAGGCTCTCGATTCCCTGAAAAAGGATAGGCAAGAGCGAATTCTGAAGATCGTATCCCGACTCAATGGCCAGAACGTTTCCGTCACCGTAGAAGAGGTAGCTCAGGAAGCGGTGGGTGGAGTCCCGGGCCGGCCCCATGTAGCGAACTTGATAGTGAAGAAAGGCCATGTCGCAACACTTCAAGAGGCTTTTGACCGATATTTGGGAAAAGGCGCTCCCGCGTATGTCGAGAAGAAGAAGCTCTCGCCGCTTGAAGCTATGCAACTGATCGCCAATGCGGGTGGAGTTCCGGTCTTGGCCCATCCTTATTCTCTGGAAGAACCTGACGCAGACGAACTGGAAAAGATCGTCCGGCGATTAATGCGCAACGGGCTCAAGGGCATCGAAGTCTATTACCCCAAACACACTCCTGAACAGACGGATGTCTTCCTAGATCTTTGCAGAAAGCTGGACCTTGCCGCAACCGGCGGAACTGATTTTCACGGCGCGGTAAAACCGGATGTTGAGCTGGGCACGTTTCCCGGAGGAAAGACTCTGCCGTGCTCCATGTTGGAGGAATTGAAGAAGAAAGAGCAAACAGGCCGGGATGCGTATGACTGTGCAGCCTCTTTGCACAAATGA